One genomic region from Anabaena sp. PCC 7108 encodes:
- the glcD gene encoding glycolate oxidase subunit GlcD: MLTQEKKQIDWKPIIKKFITVLGEKGVVKRREELITYECDGLTSYRQTPPVAVLPRTTEQVAEVVKICNQHSVPFIARGSGTGLSGGALPSEDSVLIVTSLMRQIIKIDLENQLAVVQPGVINSWVTQAVSGAGFYYAPDPSSQIICSIGGNIAENSGGVHCLKYGVTTNHVLGLKIVLPDGSIVDVGGQIPEMPGYDLTGVFVGSEGTLGIATEITLRILKSAESICVLLADFTSVEDAAATVSDIISAGIIPGGMEMMDNISINAVEDVVATNCYPRDATAILLVEIDGLDIEVEVNKKRVAEICKKNGSRNITTASDPETRLKLWKGRKAAFAAAGHLSPDYYVQDGVIPRTQLPYVLKEIEALSQKYGYPIANVFHAGDGNLHPLILFDNSVHGALEKVEELGGEILRLCVKVGGSISGEHGIGADKKCYMPDMFSEADLETMQWVRQVFNPQGLANPGKIFPTPRTCGEGAKAAIQQFSGVERF; this comes from the coding sequence ATGCTTACCCAAGAAAAAAAACAAATCGACTGGAAACCCATAATCAAAAAATTCATCACTGTCCTTGGTGAAAAAGGAGTAGTAAAACGCCGAGAAGAACTTATCACCTACGAATGTGACGGTTTAACTAGCTATCGCCAAACTCCCCCAGTTGCGGTTTTACCCCGCACCACAGAACAAGTAGCCGAAGTTGTCAAAATTTGTAATCAACACTCCGTCCCGTTCATTGCAAGGGGTTCAGGTACAGGTTTATCAGGTGGGGCTTTACCATCAGAAGATTCAGTTTTAATTGTCACATCTTTAATGCGACAAATCATCAAAATTGATTTAGAAAATCAGCTTGCTGTAGTTCAACCTGGGGTAATAAATAGCTGGGTGACACAAGCCGTTAGCGGTGCTGGTTTTTACTATGCACCTGATCCTTCTAGCCAGATTATCTGCTCAATTGGTGGGAATATTGCCGAAAATTCAGGGGGAGTACATTGTTTAAAATATGGTGTCACCACTAACCACGTTTTGGGTTTAAAAATTGTGCTTCCTGACGGTTCTATTGTTGATGTCGGGGGACAAATTCCCGAAATGCCAGGTTATGATTTAACTGGTGTATTTGTTGGTTCCGAAGGAACTTTAGGAATTGCGACAGAAATCACTTTGCGAATTCTCAAAAGTGCAGAATCAATTTGTGTGCTTTTAGCAGATTTTACTAGCGTTGAAGATGCAGCCGCAACCGTTTCAGATATTATCAGCGCGGGAATTATTCCTGGTGGTATGGAAATGATGGATAATATTAGTATTAATGCTGTAGAAGATGTTGTTGCTACTAATTGTTATCCTCGTGATGCAACTGCAATTCTGTTAGTAGAAATTGATGGATTAGATATAGAAGTTGAGGTCAATAAAAAGCGAGTAGCTGAAATTTGTAAAAAGAATGGGTCTCGAAATATTACGACTGCTAGTGATCCAGAAACGAGATTAAAATTGTGGAAAGGAAGAAAAGCCGCTTTTGCTGCTGCTGGACATTTAAGTCCTGATTATTATGTGCAAGATGGTGTAATTCCTCGGACTCAACTACCTTATGTATTAAAGGAAATTGAGGCTTTAAGTCAAAAATATGGTTATCCAATTGCGAATGTCTTTCATGCTGGAGATGGTAATTTACATCCACTAATTTTATTTGATAATTCTGTACATGGCGCATTAGAAAAAGTAGAAGAATTAGGCGGAGAAATTCTGAGATTATGTGTAAAAGTAGGTGGTAGTATTTCTGGTGAACATGGTATTGGTGCTGATAAAAAATGCTATATGCCAGATATGTTTAGTGAAGCTGATTTAGAAACTATGCAATGGGTACGACAAGTTTTTAATCCTCAAGGTTTAGCAAATCCTGGGAAAATTTTCCCCACACCTCGCACTTGTGGAGAAGGAGCAAAGGCTGCAATTCAGCAATTTTCAGGAGTGGAAAGATTTTAA
- a CDS encoding bifunctional nuclease family protein: MIEMRVAGIALDAITRSPIVLLKDSSDRRALPIYIGQEQARAIMGALENQKPPRPLTHDLIVNMLEAWNMTIEKVIIHSLQKDTFYAVLIVQQGEVKKEIDARPSDAIAIALRTNTPIWVMEEVVADASIPVDRDADEAEQQAFREFVSNLRPEDLIKRFDNGDS, translated from the coding sequence ATGATTGAAATGAGAGTCGCTGGTATAGCATTAGATGCCATAACCCGCAGCCCGATTGTACTTCTAAAAGATAGCTCAGATCGTCGGGCTTTACCAATTTATATCGGTCAAGAACAGGCTAGGGCAATTATGGGAGCGCTGGAAAACCAAAAGCCTCCTAGACCTTTAACCCATGACTTAATTGTGAATATGTTAGAAGCATGGAATATGACTATAGAAAAGGTCATTATTCATTCTTTGCAAAAGGATACATTTTATGCAGTTTTGATAGTTCAGCAAGGGGAGGTTAAAAAAGAAATTGATGCCCGTCCTAGCGATGCGATCGCAATTGCCCTCCGTACAAATACACCTATTTGGGTGATGGAAGAGGTAGTAGCTGATGCTTCTATCCCAGTTGATAGAGATGCTGACGAAGCTGAACAGCAAGCTTTCCGTGAATTTGTTTCCAATCTTCGTCCTGAAGATTTGATTAAAAGATTTGATAATGGTGACAGTTAA
- a CDS encoding riboflavin synthase, which produces MFTGLIQGLGTIKPLGKNSWQISFVSESETIMQDLTYGDSVAVDGVCLTVEEILKDGFIATASPETLRRTTLGREETQEKYVNLETSLRVGGKVGGHFVMGHVDGIGKLISSEQTATSWEMTFMATPAIARYIVPKGSIAVNGISLTVATYEPEQSHFTVAVIPVTYAKTNLNYLVPGSWVNLEGDILGKYVEKFLYPGNQPNQDVDEVGCDMITPAFLTEHGYL; this is translated from the coding sequence GTGTTCACAGGATTAATTCAAGGCTTAGGTACTATCAAACCCTTAGGGAAAAATTCTTGGCAGATTAGTTTCGTCAGCGAGTCTGAGACAATTATGCAGGATTTGACTTATGGTGACAGTGTGGCTGTAGATGGCGTATGTCTCACAGTAGAAGAAATTTTAAAAGATGGGTTTATTGCCACTGCTTCACCAGAAACCCTGCGGCGCACGACTTTAGGTAGAGAAGAAACTCAAGAAAAATATGTCAACTTAGAAACATCACTGCGAGTTGGCGGCAAAGTCGGTGGTCATTTTGTCATGGGTCATGTAGACGGAATTGGGAAATTAATTTCTTCAGAACAGACTGCTACTTCTTGGGAAATGACTTTTATGGCAACTCCTGCGATCGCTCGATACATTGTCCCCAAAGGTAGCATCGCTGTCAATGGCATCAGCCTCACGGTAGCCACTTATGAACCTGAACAGTCTCACTTTACTGTAGCAGTGATTCCCGTCACTTATGCCAAAACTAATCTCAACTATTTAGTTCCTGGCAGCTGGGTAAATCTCGAAGGAGATATTCTCGGTAAATACGTGGAAAAATTCCTATATCCTGGCAATCAACCCAATCAAGATGTAGATGAGGTTGGTTGTGATATGATTACACCCGCATTTTTAACAGAACACGGGTATTTGTAA
- a CDS encoding aldo/keto reductase: MQYRRFGKTNLHISVFSLGTMRYLANAETAQKTIEKALSLGINHIETARGYGKSEEYLGAAIKAGLSVPRNQLYITTKITPTPDAETMRQCIDESLQRLNIDYLDCLGIHGLNTPEHLECVQAKNGCMQAVQEAVNDGRVKHVGFSTHASLDIILAAINTDFFEFINLHYYYFFQHNASAIQAAAKKDMGVFIISPADKGGRLYTPPSTLKELCQPFTPLELNYRFLLSDNRITTLSVGAATPEELIVPLEVADHVGELTSAENLVFEELENQQNIVLNTDKCSQCYACLPCPENINIPEVLRLRNLAVAYDMNAYGKYRYGMFENAGHWFPGMKGNRCTECGDCLPKCPENLDIPALLADTHERLNGKAGRRLWS, from the coding sequence ATGCAATATCGACGTTTTGGGAAAACTAATTTACACATCTCGGTTTTTTCTTTGGGAACAATGCGTTATTTAGCTAACGCAGAAACTGCCCAAAAAACTATTGAAAAAGCTTTATCTTTGGGAATTAATCACATCGAAACAGCTAGAGGTTACGGTAAAAGTGAGGAGTATTTAGGTGCAGCGATAAAAGCTGGTTTGTCAGTACCCAGAAATCAACTGTATATTACTACCAAAATTACTCCCACACCCGATGCTGAGACGATGCGTCAGTGTATTGATGAATCATTACAACGTTTAAATATAGATTATCTTGATTGTTTGGGAATTCATGGTTTAAATACCCCAGAACATTTAGAATGCGTACAAGCTAAAAACGGCTGTATGCAAGCTGTACAAGAAGCAGTAAATGATGGCAGAGTAAAACACGTTGGTTTTTCTACCCACGCTTCATTAGATATAATTCTGGCAGCTATTAATACAGATTTTTTTGAATTTATTAATTTGCATTATTATTATTTTTTCCAACACAATGCTTCAGCTATTCAAGCAGCAGCAAAAAAAGATATGGGTGTTTTTATTATTTCTCCCGCTGATAAGGGAGGAAGACTTTATACACCACCTTCAACTTTAAAAGAACTCTGTCAGCCATTTACACCTTTGGAATTAAACTATAGATTTTTATTGAGTGACAACCGCATTACAACTTTAAGTGTAGGTGCTGCAACTCCAGAAGAATTAATTGTACCTTTGGAAGTTGCTGATCATGTTGGTGAGTTAACTTCAGCAGAAAACCTTGTTTTTGAAGAATTAGAAAATCAGCAAAATATAGTTTTAAATACTGATAAATGTAGTCAGTGTTATGCTTGTTTACCTTGTCCTGAAAATATCAATATTCCTGAAGTTTTAAGATTAAGAAATTTAGCAGTAGCTTATGACATGAATGCTTATGGAAAATATCGTTATGGAATGTTTGAAAATGCTGGTCATTGGTTTCCAGGAATGAAGGGAAATCGTTGTACAGAATGCGGTGATTGTTTACCTAAATGTCCTGAAAATTTAGATATTCCGGCTTTATTAGCAGATACCCATGAGAGATTAAATGGGAAAGCTGGGAGAAGATTGTGGAGTTAG